The following are from one region of the Lytechinus pictus isolate F3 Inbred chromosome 4, Lp3.0, whole genome shotgun sequence genome:
- the LOC129258718 gene encoding cystatin-B-like, with the protein MSQEKQVSEQIPKAKGAVCGGWTDMTLVGGLPSEEVKNLQDLLEKVREPAQVNANRSFSVLEPLAFATQVVAGLNYRIRAHTGEDRKAVFLIFKSLDGKITLSNYAEEEMQQTQAK; encoded by the exons ATGTCTCAAGAGAAGCAAGTTTCCGAGCAGATTCCGAAGGCAAAGGGGGCAGTATGTGGGGGCTGGACCGACATGACTCTAGTGGGTGGGCTTCCGTCTGAAGAAGTCAAGAATCTTCAAGATCTTCTGGAGAAG GTACGAGAACCAGCCCAGGTGAACGCTAATAGGTCATTTTCAGTTCTGGAGCCGCTGGCGTTTGCTACCCAAGTCGTCGCTGGTCTCAACTATCGTATCAGG GCCCATACCGGTGAAGATCGGAAAGCAGTCTTTCTCATCTTCAAGTCCCTCGATGGCAAGATCACTCTATCCAACTATGCAGAGGAAGAAATGCAGCAGACACAAGCCAAATAA